Below is a genomic region from Sander vitreus isolate 19-12246 chromosome 15, sanVit1, whole genome shotgun sequence.
CTCCCAAATGTCAGCCACTGAAGAACAGCTTTATTGCTCGATGACATATGTAGATTCGATCTAATGGGGAGTTTTAAGTGTTTCTTGTGGTGGTATAAAGCTCCTCAACCACAGGAGGACATGTAGATTCtcaattaaaataaaagcatgactGTCAACATAAGCAGAGTTTGGGAGACTACTACTCATCATTAAGAGCAATATGTCGATTCTTGGAGGCTTTTTACTTACAGTAATGTGCCTAACTGTGCCACAAGtgcatatatatttaatatgggTGACACCAGTGGGAATCAAGCCCTGTACAGTGCACTTCTGAGGGAGCAATGTACTATATgctctgtttatgtgtgtgtgtgtgtgtgtgtgtgtgtgtgtgtgtgtgtgtgtgtgtgtgtgtgtgtgtgtgtgtgtgtgtgtgtgtgtgtgtgtgtgtgtgttatctgtaGGTCACTTCCTTTCTTTGCCTGACTGTCTTCTGCCTCTTTTCCTCAACACGTCACTGCTGTCTGTTCTTTATTCACCTCATTCCTctatctctccttcctctcctctcccccttccTTTGTTTCTCCCTGTCAATTAGGAGGCACTCAGGATTGATGGTTGGGCTTAAATTGAGATATAAAGTGATTAGGCAGTGGATGCATTTCTGATTGCTATGTGCTTTTACAATACGAACCCATTCAACCCAACAGCACGACAAAGACAGTTTGTACAAAGAAGCCATTCTGGTTTTAGTAACTCTAAATAACCAATATGTCAGAGTTATACTGGGGTTATGAATACAGAAGGTATCATACGCTTAAGTATGACTTTAATGCCTCTTATTTAGCTGAAAACAATGAGAAGAAAATGCTCAAAATCCCCTGAACTAAGTGTATATTTGAATGATGTAGTCATGCAGTGAGACAAATGTATCACATTTGTACACCACAAAGCAAACATCATAGTGCATACTTCCAGCTGATATGGTATTAAACAGAACTAAAAATGACTATTGGCTTCCAAGAATGACAAACTGTCATGCTATATTCTGTATTTTAAGTAAACTTAATTGAATTAActatgaaactttttttttttttctaatctgttCTGTTTGTATATCTGTTTAATATCTTAATTGAAGCTCAGCATGCCACATGTTATCTATGTGCTTGGAAATTCAATAACCTACAGAAACCCCTAAGAGCTcactaccctaaccctaactactAAAGGGTCCCAAGATATGTATTCCATCAGTCTAACCTTGGTTAATTAggtacaatacaataaatagaGACATTTGGCAAGTGAAAATAACAGTACAAATTAACGGATTTCAGAGTGGATAAACTCGTTTAGAAGTCCCCAGCCGTTTAGGGTATTCAAACTTCAACATATTTTAGTAGTAACTGCTGTCTTAAGCTCTTTTTGAAAGCAGACGCACACAGACgttttttttatagtataaTCAATTTCATTCCATACCCGTGGAGTATTACAAACCACACTAAAGCTCGTACATTTAGATGGTcatttttcaaatacatttttagggGTGATGATGAGCAATTTCTCCAGATGGTTATCCTAATACAATTCTGCTTgagttactgtatgtgtaaatcAGCAGCAGTGTGATCATGTAGTGAGTCATGTTGAGTGTCACGTTGACCATGGgtgatgttttattgttgttgtttatgcaGATGATCTGGGGGCTCTGAAGGAGAAGACCTTCTGTCTAAAGGAAGGAGTGACGTACAGACTAAAGATTCACTTCAAGGTAAAAATGGATAGATGCAGTCACAGAGGTATATTAAGGATGGAGAGATCACCTTCATCAttacagcatggatggattactgTGTGTATGGTATGCATTTACTGTAAGTGATAAAGAGATAGAAGGAGAGAAAGCCACTATGTACTATACGATCAAACAATATCAAACAAGACCATTATCATATTTAATAAGTCTTTCATTTTATAATGCCAGTAAGGATAAATGCTACAATTGCAACTTGTCAAGTCTGACTATTGATTATGTTTTAGATTTCTAAAATTAGAAAGTCACTACTTAAATTTCTTTGCTAGTATTGTTAGCCATGCTAGCGATATGGGTGACAGTGTCAgttggtcggtccaccactttgctCCCGACTGAGATATCTCAACAATAACTGGATGGATTGAGATAATATGTTGTActgacattcatggtccccagaggatgaagcctaCTTTAGGGATCCCCTGGCTGTTTCTCcagtgccaccagcaggttgacatGTTTGGCTCTTACTAAAATATCTCAAGAAGTATTAGATGGAGTTCcattaaaggtataatatgtgttatcctaaaaaaaacaatgtatagactaatTCAAAAAATAAgccctctcaatcatcacttatgacccactagaagtCAGTGGTGGTGTCagtatctgcagagaccctgaCTTCTTTCTCTTCTATCTTGCATAACCTTGTTTTGGTCTTTCTCTTGCTTCAACTTTTCTGTTCTCTTATtgttctctccttccctcctcccttaGCACTCCTGTAAACACACAGCAGCTATTTCCCAGGCAGCATGTTCACTATAAGTAAATACAGAGGGCGACGAAATATGCAGAGTACATGAGAGACAGAGTGTACCCAGAGGCTAGAGGGGATGTTTATGGAAAAATGATTACATTAAGGATTATTAAATAGTTCTACATTTACCCAGTGGCcacaggaataaaaaaaaaatgcaccaaCAAGCAACAATGTCAACCCAGGAACTACTCAACCTAGGAACTACACTCACATCAGCAATAGTTGTTATCAGTTTTTCATTGTATCTCTAAAATTCAGTGGAGCTGTTGGAAAACACTCAGGGACAAGCTGACATATCTTGCCTGAGAGAGATTCAGACTGTGGGAAGTATTCCTGTACTGATAGGACGCTAAGATTTGGATCAATACTTCTAAAACAAAAGAGGATTTGatcaaaaataagaaaaagatgAGAATATTATTTGGCATAAATAGAAATGTAGATACCATGGGCTAGTTGCACATACAATACactgatttaatttaatttttttattttattggtttgtttgatagggaccatgcatatttatgaacattgttgtataaaaacaccatgtaaatatgccagaattagttAAAATAACTACTttccatctgcagtccctaTGCAGGTGACATAAGACTAACAGAGACAACCAGCAGTCATAGAGCGCTCATTCACTATACATTAAAAGGTACACATAATAGTGAcagtgacaaaacaaacaagctaaacaaaacaaaaatacatgatgCATGATACATGACAAAGACGTTATTCATCCACCTCTATACTACATTCGATTTACCAGTGAAAGTATATCGGTAAAGAAATGTGTGACTGTTAAAAGTGAGTGCATCTCTGGTTTTCTAGAAGCCACTGCTTTAAATGAGTTTTAAAAGTGTTGAATGTAGGACTCTCTCTTATTGGGAGGGGCAAGCTATTCCAGAGTTTACCTCCTATTATTGACAATACGTTTTGTCCAAAAGTGGTGCGTCTAAATGGTATCACACAGTCCCCTTTTACAGAGGCCCGTGTACTTCCTCCGCTTTCAAGTCTCCGAATGAAGCCATGCATTCTGAAATGAAGAAACagtaaactatagaaataaaagagTGACTACAGTATATCTGCTCTGCTGTGAGGACACCTGCTGGACAAATGGCTTAACTACCCCCTTTTAATGCAGCTTCACCCAGAACAcaaatgcctgtgtgtgtgtgtgtgtgtgtgtatgtgcattttgTCAGTAAAGGTGTCTTTAAATATGTCAGGGTTTTTATTGTCAGAAATTTAAAAACATGCAGTGAGTTTCAGGTAATTTTGGTCTGGTAAGATTGTTACCTACAtatacaacaaaatatatattatttatatttgcatGAAGTTATTAAACTGACAGACTACTACTACAGTTTAGTTTACTCATCACAAGGAGTACAGCtacagttgtataatgtcctttgtggctctggagggacctctctgatgatgtcatagtgatgACATCAGGGTTATCTCAGTTTGGGTTTGAGATTAAAGTATTTAGCAGGAAGCCGGTTTTACAAACTGAAGACGGAGGTTTGAAAGAAGTAGGCATTGAGAAGGCAGGATCGATGGATTAAAAGAAGCTgatgagttgcattatgggaaatgtagtatccacagtttttgcaagggACTAAAAGTCATAGAGGaattgttttactttctttttactattagtatttagttcacatcaatatttaaatataatctGGACCGGTAAgaactttttaattttaatttttgccATTTCTTAATTTCCACTATCTTAAaggtcactttatgaggttttttaacaataatgtgagttcccctagcctgcctatggtcccccagtggctagaaatggtgataggtgcaaaccgagccctgggtatcctgctctgcctttgagaaaatgaaaactcagatgggccgatcagGAATCtcccccttatgatgtcataaggaggaaggttacctcccctttctctgctttgcccgtccagagaatttggcccgcccatgagaaagagagagagacatcatggcttgcaaacaaatgaagcatggcagttggtcaaggccacacccccaccctgccccccctctctcctcctcaatagcatttaaagctacagacacagaaatggcacatcctaagtaaaggtcattgtgggactggctctagtggctgtaattctgcaccaaggctgaattttgggaaagagacttcagatacagtattaggggaccactaaggcctatataaaagagacttcagatacagtattaggggaccactaaggcctatataaaagagacttcagatacagtattaggggaccaataaggtctatataaaagagacttcagatacagtattaggggaccactaaggcctatataaaagagacttcagatacagtattagaggaccactaaggcctatataaaagagacttcagatacagtattagaggaccactaaggcctatataaaagagacttcagatacagtattagaggaccactaaggtctatataaaagagacttcagatacagtattagaggaccactaaggtctatataaaagcatccaaaaagcagcatgtcattaAGTTGAATGATGTGTGATATGTGCCTTTTTTCCCATATGTGTGTATGAGGACTCTACTGCGAACAAAATCTACCTCTGGGTACAaatatcagtccctccagaaaaacatgattatgcgattgcataattcaatgcataatcagccaaagtccgcatatttatgcgggggccgcactTTTTCAAATACGGCGCACTTTTGccacataaattgccgatttccgcgcaaaatataatttcagatttcataatccccgcattttcattgcaaaaaagtcacatatagcttagcagaaagttgaaaaatgttgcatttacttcacacaagagcagccattttcccctgttgccatgggaatgttatgaagtgacgtaattacgcaacgtgaacatcatcgaaaaagctgcaaaccccgcgatgaagtttttgcaagttcccgcaatttttgcaagttcctgcaatttcatcgcataaaattgcataaatatcctgcatattccatcgcattttttaagaaaacgttccacataatcaaggatttttgcccacaacaatcacaaaaaaaaaaaaattctggaaggactgaaatAAAGTAACTTGAACTTGAATAATGAACCACATAACGGGCTGATACATTCATGTTGTGTCACTCTAGGTTTATGCTAACTTTGGGGTGCCAGTTTTCTCAGTAACTGACTGAGATTTGGAGATTtgataaaactgtgtgtgtctgcaggtgaACAGAGAAATTGTTGCTGGCTTGCGGTACCATCAAGTGACCTCCAGAAAAGGAATTAAAGGTAAGAATTGAACAAATTCTGGTCTGGAGGGCTCACTTTCTTTAAACTCTACACCCCCAGATTTGTTTGTAATAGTTTGTtcacttgaggcaatttattagacttcacacagctccctTTGGAGCCGCAAATAGCTTTATagaacttattattattattattattattattattattattattatcattatttttacATTAGTTTGTAGTATTCCCCAAGTGTCCATTGTGTATCTTCCTGTAGTGAACAAGGCGACGTGCATGGTGGGAAGTTACGGCCCAAAGAAAGAGGAGCACGAGTTTATTTGCCCGAATGATGAGGCACCCAAAGGCCTGATGTCACGTGGCTACTATCAGGTCAAGTCCTGCTTCATTGACGACGACAAGAACGCCTACTTGGAATGGGAGTGGAACTTCAACATCACTAAGGACTGGAAGGAatagataaagagagagagtgagagagatgatGCTACTCTTCCCTTCTTTCACTCCTATTCTTCACCTccctcttttttccccctttcaccCTCCTCCATCTCGTCCTGTGAGAGCAGCCTTGCAATGGCCTGAGACGGGAAGCTCTACTTCTCCTTCCCTTCATCCCTATTCTCCTCTTCTACCTTTTCTTCCTTGTCTGATGAATGCAGGTGTCCGGTTTGGGACTTTACGAGAaagaatcccccccccccccctctctgcctTCTATCCCTGCATTTATATTCTTCTTCCAGATTCTTCTACATCTATATCCCATCCACCCAGAGTAGTCCAGATGACGATGACAAGTCTCCTTTTCCTTTTAGCTACATGCCTACCCTGCCTCCATAAAGCAGCAGTGGCGCCTCTACAAAAGCAGGTAATTAAGGGAAGTCAGTTTGTGGCACAAAGGGCAATACTTGCCTGAGGATCATcatgtttttaagttttctcCTATCAAAGTAATCCAGTATTGGTTGTCCAATCCATGGGTACACtgcaaacaggaactgctaacagctaatttggcaTATTTTAAACAATTCCATAGGCTAAAAAAATGAGGCTCAAGTTGTAGTCCACCAGATAACTCACTGAATCAATTGCAACAGtatacttcctgtttacatcccTCAGGACATTATGAGAGCATGATTATCCCCCAAATAGAGGTATGAATAacacatacaaataataataataataggattGAAAAAATCCAGTTGTCTCTGTTTTGTCCGTCTTAGAATAAATTAGGAAAAGATAAGAAGATGCAGTTGGAGATATTTCATCTGCTTTCTCATTTTTCTGTTGCGTCTTTCTCCACATTTTTCGGGAGttagaaatgtaactgtaggTGTCAGTTAGCTCATGTATTTTCTTTATGTATTTCTTTAGTCAAAGCATATATTTTTTATCATATGTCAAAGGGTATTGAGTAATAGCATACATCATTCAACATCAATTCTACAGGAAGTAAAGGAATGTTTTAGAATCCTATAAAAAGATTACCCTTTAATTCTCCAAATATTGTCTTTTCAAATCATTAATAAACTGGGATGAACAGATGGATCACCTCTTCTCACAAAGTGCACAACATGCATCTTTGACTTGTGTTTTGTCAAACTTAGACATGGTGTATTTTAACATTGCAGTTTGCTTTCAAAGCGTTAGTTTTCTCGAGTCTTTGTGGAGCGTTTCGAAAGAGCAGACCAATTATTGACTGTAACTGAACTGTGCATATTTTAGAAAGAGATGCATGTACTATTCATTcagtaaaaatgaacaaaatttGCCCTTTCAAAACCTCTCTCATATACTAAGGACACAAGATGTGAATACAATTCtgctttgaataataataaaacatttgaagatGGTAGCTGAAAGAGTACTGTCTGAGAAGTATATAAAGGGATGAATTAATTCCccttaaaaaataagaaatatcaTTATTGTGTTAAGTATTTGGATATGATATTGTCATCGTTGCTGAACATATTGAAGATTGAAATACCATTTGAAATTGTTGTGATCTAAGACTAACTGTAAATGTTGGCTTGTTGGGTGTTGCATGGTTTAGCAagtttctctcttccttttttacgactttattgtaaaatttaatgtgataaaaaaaagagatactGACGCAATATCCAGATGTCAATGGTTGCCATATACATACTGCAGATACAGTATTTACAGGGATATTTTTGAAGGCACAGACATCTGAAAACATTTGTCTGTGTTTAATTCCCCAGCCTGTAACGAACAAGTGCTACATCCTCAAATATTGGTGTCAAATCTAGTATCCTGTATCTTTTAATAAAGGCAATTCAAGCAACCAAtaagatgtgttttttaaaaaaaaatattagtcCTGCATGCACATAAAGCAATAGAAGTgcgtattcactttcttgccactTGTTGGATGAGAgcatcgataccactctcatgtttgt
It encodes:
- the arhgdig gene encoding rho GDP-dissociation inhibitor 3, producing the protein MLRGAGLMADKQDWPIEEEEDDRNLNYIAPVQKSLEEIRQLDKDDESLVKYKQTLLGRETLPSDPTACNVQVTRLTLLCDEAPEPITMDLTDDLGALKEKTFCLKEGVTYRLKIHFKVNREIVAGLRYHQVTSRKGIKVNKATCMVGSYGPKKEEHEFICPNDEAPKGLMSRGYYQVKSCFIDDDKNAYLEWEWNFNITKDWKE